One Setaria italica strain Yugu1 chromosome II, Setaria_italica_v2.0, whole genome shotgun sequence DNA segment encodes these proteins:
- the LOC111256304 gene encoding nifU-like protein 5, mitochondrial: MLSADIEYLDSFVSLGYYPFRETGIVKLKMQGACSGCPSSSVTLKSGIENMLMHYVPEVKGVEQEFDGDEEAELAGQME; the protein is encoded by the exons ATGCTGTCTGCTGATATTGAATATTTGGATTCCTTCGTCTCACTAGGATACTATCCTTTCAGAGAAACAGGGATAGTTAAGCTTAAAATGCAAGGTGCCTGCAGCGGGTGTCCAAGTTCATCCGTCACATTGAAGTCTGGGATAGAAAACATGCTTATGCACTATGTACCTGAG GTGAAAGGAGTAGAGCAAGAGTTTGATGGTGACGAGGAAGCTGAGCTGGCTGGACAGATGGAATGA